Proteins from a genomic interval of Pseudomonas sp. RC10:
- a CDS encoding OprD family porin, with amino-acid sequence MKKSLTRLVTGVGVVGTGLVPAFAQAEFLKDSTATLDMKNYYFNRDYREESAQSMRNEWAQGFILDVKSGFTEGTVGFGLDAVGMLGVKLDSSPDRSGTGLLDRGSDKRADDEYSKLGVTGKVRLAKSELRLGYLVPDLPTLQPNTSRLFPQSFSGTQLVSSDIKNLTLTLGQLDQAKDRDSTDYQDMHLTSQSKAYKSTAASDQFRFDGGDYKLTPNTTLTYHYAQLEGLYNQQFVGVKNSFGLGPGVVKTDVRYFAADEDGAALAGKVDNRALSTRMMWNWNGHSIGGGYQKQMGSTPFTYVDGTVTYLFTEYQLVNFSQTKERAWHGRYDYDFAALGVPGLKFSARYAKGDQAEIIGFNGEGREWERDMDISYVIQGGPFKNVSFRWRNAQNNGNYYNDTNENRVIIGYTLALW; translated from the coding sequence ATGAAAAAATCCCTGACTCGACTCGTGACCGGCGTCGGCGTCGTGGGCACAGGCCTCGTGCCAGCTTTCGCCCAGGCCGAGTTTTTGAAGGACAGTACAGCAACGCTGGACATGAAGAACTACTACTTCAACCGGGACTATCGGGAAGAATCCGCTCAGTCCATGCGCAATGAATGGGCGCAAGGGTTCATCCTGGATGTGAAGTCCGGTTTCACCGAGGGGACGGTGGGTTTCGGGCTCGATGCGGTAGGTATGCTGGGTGTCAAGCTGGACTCCAGCCCTGACCGTTCGGGAACGGGCCTGCTGGATCGGGGCAGCGACAAGCGCGCCGATGACGAGTACTCCAAGCTCGGTGTCACCGGCAAAGTCCGCCTGGCCAAAAGTGAGCTTCGATTGGGGTATCTGGTGCCCGATCTGCCGACGCTGCAACCCAACACCAGCCGGTTGTTCCCTCAGTCATTCAGCGGAACTCAACTGGTCTCCAGCGACATCAAGAACCTGACGTTGACGCTTGGCCAGCTCGATCAGGCCAAAGACCGGGACTCCACCGACTATCAGGACATGCACCTGACCTCACAAAGCAAGGCCTACAAGAGCACCGCGGCCAGCGACCAGTTCCGCTTCGACGGAGGTGACTACAAGCTCACGCCCAACACGACGCTGACCTATCACTATGCGCAGCTGGAAGGCCTCTACAACCAGCAATTCGTCGGTGTGAAAAACAGCTTCGGGCTGGGGCCCGGGGTGGTCAAGACCGACGTCAGGTATTTTGCAGCGGACGAGGACGGCGCAGCGCTGGCGGGCAAAGTCGATAACCGAGCCTTGAGTACGCGAATGATGTGGAACTGGAACGGCCACAGCATCGGCGGCGGCTACCAGAAACAAATGGGCAGCACACCCTTCACGTACGTGGACGGGACCGTGACGTACCTGTTTACCGAGTACCAGTTGGTCAACTTTTCGCAGACCAAGGAACGCGCCTGGCACGGCCGTTATGACTATGACTTCGCGGCCCTGGGTGTGCCCGGCCTGAAGTTCTCCGCACGTTACGCGAAGGGGGATCAGGCAGAAATCATCGGGTTCAACGGCGAAGGGCGTGAATGGGAGCGCGACATGGACATCTCCTACGTGATTCAGGGCGGCCCTTTCAAGAACGTGTCCTTCCGCTGGCGCAACGCTCAGAACAACGGCAACTACTACAACGACACCAATGAGAACCGAGTGATCATCGGGTACACCCTCGCGCTCTGGTAA
- a CDS encoding succinylglutamate desuccinylase/aspartoacylase family protein → MEHRAHPLVMATPGCHRQIDSEHYGPVGQGRKVYIQAALHADEIPAMLVATRLRKHLIELEKANRLQHEIVLVAVANPAGLGQFIMGASSGRFELGSGRNYNRNFPVPHREIAQSVEGALTHDASANLTLIRNAWLKSLSEWQPADEYASIQRTLMLLAHDADIVLDLHCSREAAMHLYTGEDVWEEVEPLSRYLGAEVSLLANDSQGYSFDEALCLLWSHLRSHFGARFPIPNGSVAVTIEHRGQRDVSYEIAEQDATAILDYLVHRGAIAGVANPLPPLRNPATPLAGSEQFYAPSAGILVHRVPAGRRVQAGDELFDIVDPLTGDVLTLTSKTSGVLYMRREIRFVRPGDPLGRVSGAVPIRTGKLLGA, encoded by the coding sequence ATGGAACATCGCGCACACCCTTTGGTGATGGCTACTCCGGGCTGCCACAGGCAAATCGACAGCGAGCACTACGGGCCAGTTGGCCAGGGTCGCAAGGTCTACATCCAGGCGGCGCTGCACGCCGATGAAATTCCCGCCATGCTTGTTGCGACACGCTTGCGCAAACACCTCATCGAGCTGGAAAAAGCCAACCGCCTCCAGCATGAAATCGTGCTGGTGGCCGTGGCCAACCCGGCTGGTCTGGGGCAATTCATCATGGGGGCATCGAGCGGTCGTTTCGAGTTGGGAAGTGGTCGGAATTACAACCGAAACTTTCCGGTGCCTCACCGTGAGATTGCTCAGAGCGTCGAAGGCGCTCTGACCCATGACGCATCTGCCAACCTCACCCTCATTCGCAACGCCTGGCTGAAGAGCCTGAGCGAATGGCAGCCGGCTGACGAGTATGCGTCGATCCAGCGCACGCTCATGTTGCTGGCTCACGACGCGGACATCGTGCTGGACCTTCATTGCTCCCGCGAAGCCGCCATGCACCTGTACACCGGCGAGGATGTCTGGGAAGAGGTCGAGCCTCTGTCGCGCTACCTGGGTGCGGAAGTTTCGCTGCTGGCCAATGACTCTCAAGGTTATTCGTTCGACGAGGCTTTGTGCCTGCTCTGGAGTCACTTGCGCAGCCATTTTGGTGCGAGGTTTCCGATCCCCAACGGTAGCGTGGCGGTGACCATCGAGCACCGTGGCCAGCGGGATGTTTCCTATGAAATAGCGGAGCAGGACGCGACTGCGATCCTCGATTACCTCGTGCACCGTGGCGCGATAGCAGGCGTTGCGAACCCCCTCCCACCATTGCGTAATCCCGCGACTCCCTTGGCCGGAAGCGAGCAGTTTTACGCCCCGTCGGCCGGCATTCTGGTGCACCGCGTCCCGGCAGGCAGGCGTGTCCAGGCCGGGGATGAGCTGTTCGACATCGTCGATCCCCTGACGGGAGACGTGCTCACCCTCACCAGCAAAACGTCCGGCGTTCTGTATATGCGCCGGGAGATCAGATTCGTCAGGCCCGGCGATCCGTTGGGGCGGGTATCGGGCGCTGTGCCTATACGCACCGGGAAACTCCTCGGTGCATGA
- the rocD gene encoding ornithine--oxo-acid transaminase → MNAVTMIEREKRFCAHNYSPLPVVLVRGEGVWAIGSDGTRYLDMMSAYSAVSHGHVHPRIRSAAVAQIDKLSVISRAFYSQPLGEFLEALCRITGFDGALPMNSGAEAVETAIKAARRWGYRVKGIAPDQAEIVVADSNFHGRTSTIVGFSSEPAYRADFGPFCGGFKQAGFGDIESFRQVINANTCAVLIEPIQGEAGIRVPPAGFLRELRALCDQTGTLLILDEIQSGLGRTGKWFAFEHEEIRPDAVILGKALGGGIMPVSAFVARRELIDQFNPGSHGSTFGGNPLAAAVGLEALKVLEEEGLIENSARQGEYLKQRLNTFKCPAIREVRGRGLWIGIELDRPAKPYCEALLQEGVLTRETHENVLRIAPPLSITRDELEWGLERIIKVLGS, encoded by the coding sequence ATGAATGCTGTCACGATGATCGAGCGCGAAAAACGCTTCTGCGCTCACAATTATTCGCCATTGCCGGTTGTGCTTGTCAGAGGGGAAGGGGTGTGGGCAATCGGGAGCGACGGGACGCGCTACCTGGACATGATGTCGGCCTATTCCGCCGTCAGCCACGGGCATGTCCACCCACGTATTCGAAGTGCCGCCGTCGCGCAGATCGACAAGTTGAGCGTGATTTCTCGCGCCTTCTACAGCCAACCGCTGGGCGAATTCCTCGAAGCGCTGTGCCGGATCACCGGATTCGACGGCGCGCTTCCAATGAACAGCGGCGCCGAGGCGGTTGAGACGGCTATCAAGGCCGCGCGCCGCTGGGGCTATCGGGTGAAGGGCATTGCGCCCGATCAGGCCGAGATCGTGGTGGCCGACAGTAACTTTCATGGGCGCACATCCACCATTGTCGGATTCTCCAGCGAGCCTGCATACAGGGCTGATTTCGGGCCTTTCTGTGGGGGCTTCAAGCAGGCGGGCTTCGGTGATATCGAAAGCTTTCGGCAGGTGATCAACGCCAATACCTGCGCCGTATTGATCGAGCCCATTCAAGGCGAAGCGGGTATTCGCGTCCCTCCGGCCGGGTTCCTGCGGGAACTTCGGGCCCTCTGCGATCAGACCGGCACGCTGTTGATCCTCGACGAAATTCAATCGGGTCTGGGGCGTACGGGGAAATGGTTCGCCTTTGAGCACGAGGAGATTCGGCCCGATGCCGTGATCCTGGGCAAGGCACTGGGTGGCGGAATCATGCCGGTCTCCGCCTTCGTCGCAAGGCGTGAGCTGATCGACCAGTTCAATCCGGGCAGCCACGGGTCAACGTTTGGCGGTAACCCGCTGGCCGCCGCCGTTGGCCTGGAGGCACTCAAGGTGCTGGAAGAGGAGGGCCTGATTGAAAACAGCGCACGTCAGGGCGAATACCTTAAACAACGTTTGAACACTTTCAAGTGTCCAGCGATTCGAGAGGTGCGTGGTCGAGGTTTGTGGATCGGTATCGAGTTGGATCGTCCCGCGAAACCTTACTGCGAAGCGCTGCTTCAGGAAGGGGTGCTGACGCGTGAAACCCATGAAAATGTATTGCGGATTGCACCTCCGTTGTCGATCACGCGTGATGAGCTGGAATGGGGGCTGGAGCGAATCATCAAGGTGCTGGGGTCCTGA
- a CDS encoding DsbA family protein, with protein MLIDILIASGLAWPLNVDTSQKKDRSMQVQFVFDYRSPYSYLANARLTELEHGVEYLPVDVLAVMKKVNNQPSPACPVKAKYAMEDAARWAKVYDVPLKPNMDLFKALRTADVDGSLFSRAGLAALKTGVFEAFHTGLFHAVWAGEDDLVSVEGRSAFLKKLGLDVDVWSVADTADIREQIEAHNESSAHRGVFGVPSFVCADELFFGNDRLNFVIAKLNAAKEA; from the coding sequence ATGCTAATTGACATCCTGATTGCGAGCGGATTAGCATGGCCGCTCAACGTCGATACCTCCCAAAAAAAGGACAGATCCATGCAGGTTCAATTCGTCTTCGATTACAGAAGTCCCTATTCGTATCTGGCTAACGCTCGTTTGACCGAACTTGAGCACGGTGTTGAATACCTCCCGGTCGACGTTCTGGCGGTCATGAAGAAGGTCAATAACCAGCCTTCCCCGGCATGCCCTGTAAAAGCCAAATACGCCATGGAGGATGCGGCGCGATGGGCGAAGGTGTATGACGTGCCGTTGAAACCCAACATGGACCTTTTCAAAGCGCTGCGCACCGCCGATGTGGACGGTTCCCTGTTTTCCAGGGCAGGCCTTGCCGCACTCAAGACCGGTGTGTTTGAAGCGTTTCACACCGGGCTTTTCCACGCGGTGTGGGCGGGAGAGGATGATTTGGTGAGTGTCGAGGGGCGCAGTGCGTTTCTGAAGAAGCTTGGGCTGGACGTTGATGTGTGGTCGGTCGCGGACACCGCTGATATTCGCGAGCAAATCGAAGCGCACAATGAGTCATCAGCTCATCGTGGCGTTTTTGGCGTCCCGTCCTTCGTTTGCGCCGACGAGCTGTTTTTCGGCAATGATCGGCTGAATTTTGTCATCGCCAAGCTCAACGCCGCCAAGGAGGCTTGA
- a CDS encoding SDR family NAD(P)-dependent oxidoreductase translates to MAIVTGVGPGTGTAIVRQLADAGFQVAMIARNAERLSALAHERPDAHAFPADVSNPDALDSALDAIRERLGDADVLVHNAVGGAFGNFLDIDPAVLQQNFQTNVMALLHLARKLAPAMVKKGTGAIVVTGNTSAIRGKSQFAAFAPTKAAQRILAESIARELGPQGVHVAYLLIDAVIDLEWTRKMQPSAPDEFFIKPADIAAEILHIIHQPRSAWSFNVELRPFGEKW, encoded by the coding sequence GTGGCAATCGTCACCGGCGTCGGACCTGGCACCGGCACCGCAATCGTTCGCCAGCTCGCTGACGCAGGTTTTCAGGTGGCAATGATCGCCCGCAATGCAGAGCGGTTGAGCGCTCTTGCCCATGAGCGGCCGGACGCTCACGCGTTTCCCGCCGACGTCTCGAATCCTGATGCACTCGATAGCGCACTGGATGCGATACGCGAGCGGCTGGGAGACGCGGACGTTCTCGTCCATAACGCGGTGGGAGGCGCATTCGGCAACTTTTTGGACATTGATCCGGCGGTTTTGCAGCAAAACTTCCAGACCAACGTCATGGCATTGCTGCACTTGGCCAGAAAGCTCGCGCCTGCGATGGTCAAGAAAGGCACGGGGGCGATTGTCGTGACAGGCAATACGTCAGCGATACGCGGCAAGAGTCAGTTTGCGGCCTTCGCGCCGACCAAGGCGGCACAACGCATTCTGGCGGAGTCGATCGCCCGAGAGCTTGGCCCACAGGGTGTTCATGTAGCGTATTTGCTCATTGATGCCGTTATTGATCTTGAGTGGACCCGTAAAATGCAGCCTTCGGCTCCCGATGAGTTTTTCATCAAGCCGGCGGACATCGCGGCTGAGATTCTTCACATCATTCACCAACCACGCAGCGCATGGTCGTTCAATGTCGAACTGCGACCCTTCGGCGAGAAGTGGTGA
- a CDS encoding TetR/AcrR family transcriptional regulator, giving the protein MGHSQAGKKLTHDRIVSIAARRFREHGIDGLSINDLMKEAGLTHGGFYKHFESREQLVAEALAAAFAGYDSPERASPVTLEALVAEYLSPTHRDAIGFGCAVSALVNDVGRVQGEARDLYTSKLRSNVDQIAALLVADKESDSKRRDAIVAFSTMVGALGLARAVSDSDLSSEILEVARESLLHTLSAK; this is encoded by the coding sequence ATGGGGCACTCGCAGGCGGGCAAAAAACTCACTCATGACCGGATCGTGAGCATTGCGGCACGTCGTTTTCGAGAACACGGAATCGATGGGTTGAGTATCAATGATTTGATGAAAGAGGCCGGGCTTACGCACGGTGGTTTTTATAAGCATTTTGAGTCCCGCGAACAACTGGTCGCCGAAGCCCTCGCCGCCGCATTTGCCGGGTACGACAGTCCGGAAAGAGCGTCTCCAGTTACACTGGAGGCGCTCGTCGCCGAATATTTGAGCCCCACGCATCGCGATGCGATCGGCTTTGGCTGCGCGGTGAGTGCGTTGGTCAACGACGTGGGGCGCGTGCAAGGCGAGGCGCGTGATCTTTACACCTCCAAGCTTCGCTCCAATGTCGATCAGATTGCGGCGCTGTTGGTCGCCGACAAGGAATCCGACTCAAAGCGTCGAGATGCAATCGTGGCGTTCAGTACCATGGTGGGCGCACTGGGTCTGGCAAGAGCCGTTTCTGATTCTGATCTTTCGAGCGAAATTCTCGAAGTCGCCCGTGAATCATTGCTTCACACGTTATCCGCGAAGTAA
- a CDS encoding pentapeptide MXKDX repeat protein, with the protein MKKLIATVFAGSLMLALGGAYAADTMSKDNMSKDGTSKESSMAHDTMSKDAMSKQGAQHDAMGKDGASGDAMSKDGASKDAMKKQQ; encoded by the coding sequence ATGAAAAAGCTAATTGCAACTGTGTTCGCGGGCTCGTTGATGCTGGCCCTGGGTGGTGCGTATGCCGCCGACACTATGTCTAAAGACAACATGAGCAAGGACGGCACGTCGAAAGAAAGCAGTATGGCGCACGACACGATGAGTAAAGATGCAATGTCCAAGCAAGGCGCCCAGCACGACGCCATGGGCAAAGACGGAGCCAGTGGGGACGCGATGTCTAAAGATGGCGCATCAAAAGACGCGATGAAGAAACAGCAGTAA